One genomic window of Glycine max cultivar Williams 82 chromosome 16, Glycine_max_v4.0, whole genome shotgun sequence includes the following:
- the LOC100806218 gene encoding receptor-like protein EIX1, with translation MIMNSSSIYILVFLHLWLCRLPCRESVCIPSERETLMKFKNNLNDPSNRLWSWNHNNTNCCHWYGVLCHNLTSHLLQLHLNTSRSAFEYDYYNGFYRRFDEEAYRRWSFGGEISPCLADLKHLNYLDLSGNRFLGEGMSIPSFLGTMTSLTHLNLSHTGFMGKIPPQIGNLSNLVYLDLSSVSANGTVPSQIGNLSKLRYLDLSDNYFEGMAIPSFLCAMTSLTHLHLSYTRFHGKIPSQIGNLSNLLYLGLGGHSVVEPLLAENVEWVSSMWKLEYLYLSYANLSKAFHWLHTLQSLPSLTHLYLSDCTLPHYNEPSLLNFSSLQTLHLSRTHYSPAISFVPKWIFKLKKLVSLQLWGNEIQGPIPGGIRNLTLLQNLDLSFNSFSSSIPDCLYGLHRLKFLNLTDNNLDGTISDALGNLTSVVELDLSGNQLEGTIPTSLGNLTSLVELDLSGNQLEGNIPTSLGNLTSLVELDLSHNQLEGTIPTFLGNLRNSREIDLTFLYLSMNKFSGNPFESLGSLSKLSSLLINDNNFHGVVNEDDLANLTSLKAFDASGNNFTLKVGPNWLPNFQLFFLDVTSWHIGPNFPSWIQSQNKLQYVGLSNTGILDSIPTWFWEAHSQVSYLNLSHNHIHGELVTTIKNPISIQTVDLSTNHLCGKLPYLSSDVYGLDLSTNSFSESMQDFLCNNQDKPMQLEILNLASNNLSGEIPDCWINWPFLVEVNLQSNHFVGNFPPSMGSLAELQSLQIRNNLLSGIFPTSLKKTGQLISLDLGENNLSGCIPTWVGEKLSNMKILRLRSNSFSGHIPNEICQMSLLQVLDLAKNNLSGNIPSCFRNLSAMTLVNRSTYPRIYSQAPNDTAYSSVLSIVSVLLWLKGRGDEYGNILGLVTSIDLSSNKLLGEIPREITDLNGLNFLNLSHNQLIGPIPEGIGNMGSLQTIDFSRNQISGEIPPTISNLSFLSMLDVSYNHLKGKIPTGTQLQTFDASSFIGNNLCGPPLPINCSSNGKTHSYEGSHGHGVNWFFVSATIGFVVGLWIVIAPLLLCRSWRHVYFHFLDHVWFKLQSFSSYSITV, from the coding sequence ATGATCATGAATTCCTCCTCCATTTATATTCTTGTCTTTCTCCACCTTTGGTTATGTAGGTTGCCTTGCAGAGAGAGTGTGTGCATCCCAAGTGAGCGTGAGACACTTATGAAGTTTAAGAATAATCTGAATGATCCTTCAAATAGGCTTTGGTCTTGGAATCATAATAATACCAACTGTTGCCACTGGTATGGAGTCCTCTGCCACAACCTTACTTCCCATCTTCTTCAGCTTCACCTCAACACTTCACGTTCTGCTTTCGAGTATGACTACTATAATGGATTCTACCGTAGATTCGATGAGGAAGCTTATCGGAGATGGAGCTTTGGTGGAGAGATAAGTCCTTGTTTGGCTGATTTAAAGCATTTGAATTACTTGGACTTGAGCGGCAATAGATTTCTTGGAGAAGGTATGtcaattccttctttccttGGGACAATGACTTCCTTGACTCACCTCAACCTCTCTCATACTGGATTCATGGGGAAGATTCCTCCTCAGATCGGGAATCTCTCAAATTTGGTGTATCTTGACCTGAGTTCTGTTTCTGCCAACGGAACAGTACCCTCTCAGATCGGGAATCTCTCTAAGCTTCGATATCTTGACTTGAGCGACAATTATTTTGAAGGTATGGcaattccttctttcctttgtgCAATGACCTCCTTGACTCACCTCCACCTCTCTTATACTCGATTCCATGGGAAGATTCCATCTCAGATTGGGAATCTCTCCAATTTGCTCTATCTTGGCCTTGGAGGTCATTCTGTTGTCGAACCTCTGTTAGCTGAAAATGTAGAATGGGTATCAAGTATGTGGAAGCTTGAATATCTTTATTTGAGTTATGCAAACCTATCCAAAGCATTTCATTGGCTACACACTCTCCAATCTCTTCCTTCTTTGACCCACCTATATTTGTCAGACTGCACACTCCCTCACTATAATGAACCATCCTTGCTCAACTTCTCATCTCTGCAAACTCTCCATCTTTCCCGTACTCATTATTCCCCTGCCATTTCTTTTGTCCCCAAGTGGATATTCAAATTGAAGAAACTTGTTTCTCTTCAATTATGGGGTAATGAAATCCAAGGTCCGATTCCTGGTGGTATTCGAAACCTCacacttcttcaaaatcttgacttgtctttcaattcattctcatCTTCTATACCTGATTGCTTATACGGTCTTCATCGTCTCAAGTTCCTGAACCTAACGGACAACAACTTAGATGGAACTATTTCTGATGCCCTGGGAAATTTGACTTCTGTTGTTGAACTTGATTTATCAGGTAATCAACTTGAAGGAACCATTCCAACTTCTTTGggaaatttgacttctcttgttgaacttgatttatcaggtaatcaacttgaaggaaacattccaacttctttgggaaatttgacttctcttgttgaacttgattTATCACATAATCAACTTGAAGGAACAATTCCGACTTTTTTGGGTAATCTCCGCAACTCAAGGGAGATAGATTTAACATTTCTCTATCTCTCTATGAATAAATTCAGTGGAAATCCATTTGAAAGTCTTGGATCACTCTCTAAATTGTCATCGCTTCTTATTAATGACAATAATTTTCATGGAGTTGTCAACGAAGATGATCTTGCAAATCTTACAAGTTTGAAGGCGTTTGATGCATCAGGGAACAATTTCACTTTAAAAGTGGGTCCCAATTGGCTTCCTAatttccagcttttctttttgGATGTGACATCATGGCATATAGGTCCCAACTTTCCATCGTGGATTCAGTCACAAAACAAACTTCAATATGTTGGACTGTCTAACACAGGGATTTTAGATTCTATTCCCACTTGGTTCTGGGAAGCACATTCTCAGGTTTCGTATTTAAACCTCTCTCATAATCATATCCATGGTGAGCTTGTGACTACAATAAAAAATCCAATATCTATCCAAACTGTTGATCTAAGCACAAATCACTTATGTGGTAAATTACCCTATCTTTCAAGTGATGTGTATGGGTTAGACCTTTCAACCAATTCATTCTCTGAATCCATGCAAGATTTTTTATGTAACAATCAGGACAAGCCAATGCAATTAGAAATTCTCAATCTTGCATCAAATAATCTGTCAGGAGAAATACCTGATTGTTGGATTAATTGGCCATttctagtggaagtgaattTACAAAGCAACCATTTTGTTGGGAACTTCCCCCCATCCATGGGTTCCTTGGCTGAGCTGCAGTCATTACAAATTCGTAACAACTTGCTCTCGGGAATATTTCCTACCAGTTTGAAGAAGACTGGCcaattgatatccttggatcTTGGAGAAAATAATCTTTCAGGATGTATTCCAACATGGGTTGGAGAAAAGCTCTCAAATATGAAAATCCTCCGCCTTCGATCAAACAGTTTTTCCGGTCACATTCCAAATGAAATATGTCAGATGAGTCTTCTTCAGGTTTTAGACCttgcaaaaaataatttgtctgGCAATATACCCAGCTGTTTCCGTAACTTGAGTGCCATGACACTAGTGAACCGGAGTACATATCCCCGTATCTATTCTCAAGCACCAAATGATACAGCATACTCTTCGGTATTAAGTATAGTTAGTGTGCTACTATGGCTAAAAGGAAGAGGAGATGAGTATGGAAACATTCTGGGTTTGGTAACAAGTATTGATCTGTCAAGTAACAAATTATTAGGAGAAATTCCTAGAGAAATCACAGATCTAAATGGATTGAACTTTTTGAACTTGTCCCACAACCAATTGATTGGTCCTATTCCAGAAGGTATTGGTAATATGGGATCGTTACAAACCATTGATTTTTCGAGGAATCAAATTTCTGGTGAAATCCCTCCAACCATTTCTAATTTGAGCTTTTTGAGCATGCTAGACGTGTCTTATAATCATTTGAAGGGAAAAATTCCAACAGGAACTCAATTGCAAACCTTTGATGCCTCCAGCTTTATTGGCAACAATCTATGTGGTCCACCACTGCCCATAAACTGCAGCTCCAATGGGAAAACTCATAGTTATGAAGGAAGTCATGGGCATGGAGTGAATTGGTTTTTTGTTAGTGCGACAATTGGATTTGTTGTGGGACTTTGGATAGTGATTGCTCCTTTGCTTCTTTGTAGATCATGGCGGCAtgtctattttcatttccttgatCATGTGTGGTTCAAACTTCAATCTTTTTCCTCGTATAGTATCACTGTTTAG
- the LOC100805686 gene encoding LOW QUALITY PROTEIN: receptor-like protein EIX1 (The sequence of the model RefSeq protein was modified relative to this genomic sequence to represent the inferred CDS: deleted 1 base in 1 codon), whose product MSIPSFLGTMTSLTHLNLSHTGFRGKIPPQIGNLSNLVYLDLSYVFANGTVPSQIGNLSKLRYLDLSDNDFEGMAIPSFLCAMTSLTHLDLSSGFMGKIPSQIGNLSNLIYLDLGGNYLLAENVEWVSSMWKLEYLDLSYANLSLLNFTVTLQPLPSLTHLYLSDCTLPHYNEPSLLNFSSLQTLHLSFTSYSPAISFVPKWIFKLKKLVSLQLQGNEIQGPIPGGIRNLTLLQNLDLSFNSFSSSIPDCLYGLHRLKFLNLGDNNFHGTISDALGNLTSLVELDLSYNQLEGTIPTSLGNLCNLRVIRLSYLKLNQQVNELLEILAPCISHGLTTLAVRSSRLSGNLTDHIGAFKNIERLDFFNNSIGGNPFESLGSLLIAQGIAQQVKRRMLQYWYPRNQYSKFCTYQLSKLSSLHIDGNLFHGVVKEDDLANLTSLTEFGASGNNFTLKVGPNWIPNFQLTYLEVTSWQLGPSFPLWIQSQNQLHYVGLSNTGIFDSIPTQMWEALSQVLYLNLSRNHIHGEIGTTLKNPISIPTIDLSSNHLCGKLPYLSSGVFRLDLSSNSFFESMNDFLCNDQEQPTHLEFLNLASNNLSGEIPDCWMNWTFLVDVNLQSNHFVGNLPQSMGSLADLQSLQIRNNTLSGIFPSSLKKNNQLISLDLGENNLSGSIPTWVGEKLLNVKILRLRSNRFGSHIPNEICQMSHLQVLDLAQNNLSGNIPSCFSNLSAMTLMNQSTDPRIYSIARYGRSYSSMQSIVSVLLWLKGRGDEYKNILGLVTSIDLSSNKLLGEIPREITYLNGLNFLNLSHNQLIGHIPQGIGNMRSLQSIDFSRNQLSGEIPPTIANLSFLSMLDLSYNILKGNIPTGTQLQTFDASSFIGNNLCGPPLPINCSSNGKTHSYEGSDGHGVNWFFVSMTIGFIVGFWIVIAPLLICRSWRYAYFHFLDHVWFKLQSFRSGSITV is encoded by the exons ATGtcaattccttcttttcttGGGACAATGACTTCCTTGACTCACCTCAACCTCTCTCATACTGGATTCCGTGGGAAGATTCCTCCTCAGATTGGGAATCTCTCAAATTTGGTGTATCTTGACCTGAGTTATGTTTTTGCCAACGGAACAGTACCCTCTCAGATCGGGAATCTCTCTAAGCTTCGATATCTTGACTTGAGCGACAATGATTTTGAAGGTATGGcaattccttctttcctttgtgCAATGACCTCCTTGACTCACCTCGACCTCTCTTCTGGATTCATGGGGAAGATTCCATCTCAGATTGGGAATCTCTCCAACTTGATCTATCTTGACCTTGGAGGTAATTATCTGTTAGCTGAAAATGTAGAATGGGTATCAAGTATGTGGAAGCTTGAATATCTTGATTTGAGTTATGCAAACCTATCCTTGCTCAACTTCACCGTAACTCTCCAACCTCTTCCTTCTTTGACCCACCTATATTTGTCAGACTGCACACTCCCTCACTATAATGAACCATCCTTGCTCAACTTCTCATCTCTGCAAACTCTCCATCTTTCCTTCACTAGTTATTCCCCTGCCATTTCTTTTGTCCCCAAGTGGATATTCAAATTGAAGAAACTTGTTTCTCTTCAATTACAGGGTAATGAAATCCAAGGTCCGATTCCTGGTGGTATTCGAAACCTCacacttcttcaaaatcttgacttgtctttcaattcattctcatCTTCTATACCTGATTGCTTATATGGTCTTCATCGTCTCAAGTTCCTCAACCTAGGGGACAACAACTTCCATGGGACTATTTCTGATGCCCTGggaaatttgacttctcttgttgaacttgattTGTCATATAATCAACTTGAAGGAACCATTCCTACTTCTTTGGGTAATCTCTGCAACTTAAGGGTGATACGTTTATCATATCTCAAACTCAACCAACAGGTTAATGAACTTTTAGAAATTCTTGCTCCTTGTATTTCCCATGGACTCACAACACTTGCAGTTCGGAGTTCACGACTTTCAGGCAATCTGACAGATCATATTGGggcatttaaaaatattgagcGGCTAGATTTTTTCAACAACTCAATTGGTGGAAATCCATTTGAAAGTCTTGGATCACTCTTGATAGCTCAGGGAATAGCACAGCAAGTCAAGAGGAGGATGCTACAGTA CTGGTACCCTCGAAACCAGTATTCTAAATTCTGCACTTATCAACTCTCTAAATTGTCATCTCTTCATATTGATGGCAATCTTTTTCACGGAGTTGTCAAGGAAGATGATCTTGCAAATCTTACAAGCTTGACGGAGTTTGGTGCATCGGGGAACAATTTCACTTTAAAAGTGGGTCCCAATTGGATTCCTAATTTTCAACTTACCTATTTGGAAGTGACATCATGGCAGTTAGGTCCCAGCTTTCCATTGTGGATTCAGTCACAAAACCAACTTCATTATGTTGGACTATCTAACACGGGGATTTTCGATTCTATTCCCACACAGATGTGGGAAGCACTTTCTCAGGTTTTGTATTTAAACCTCTCTCGTAATCATATCCATGGTGAGATTGGGACTACATTAAAGAATCCAATATCTATCCCAACTATTGATCTAAGCTCAAATCACTTGTGTGGTAAATTACCCTATCTTTCAAGTGGTGTGTTTCGGTTAGATCTTTCAAGCAATTCATTCTTTGAATCCATGAATGATTTTTTATGTAACGATCAGGAACAGCCAACGCATTTAGAATTTCTGAATCTTGCATCAAATAATTTGTCAGGAGAGATACCTGATTGCTGGATGAATTGGACATTTCTTGTGGATGTAAATTTACAAAGCAACCATTTTGTTGGGAACTTACCCCAATCCATGGGTTCCTTGGCAGACCTGCAGTCTTTACAAATTCGTAACAACACACTCTCAGGAATATTTCCATCCAGTTTGAAGAAGAATAACCAATTGATATCCTTGGACCTTGGGGAAAATAATCTTTCAGGAAGTATTCCAACATGGGTTGGAGAAAAGCTCTTAAATGTGAAAATCCTCCGCCTTCGATCAAACAGATTTGGCAGCCACATTCCAAATGAAATATGTCAGATGAGTCATCTTCAGGTTTTAGACCTTGCACAAAACAATCTGTCTGGCAATATACCGAGCTGTTTCAGTAACTTGAGTGCCATGACACTAATGAACCAAAGTACAGATCCTCGTATCTATTCTATAGCACGATATGGTAGGTCTTACTCTTCCATGCAAAGTATAGTTAGTGTGCTACTATGGCTGAAAGGAAGAGGAGATGAGTACAAAAACATTCTGGGTTTGGTAACAAGCATTGATCTGTCAAGTAACAAGTTATTAGGGGAAATACCAAGAGAAATCACATATCTAAatggattgaattttttaaacttgTCCCACAACCAATTGATTGGTCATATTCCACAAGGTATAGGTAATATGAGATCATTACAGTCCATTGACTTTTCGAGGAATCAACTTTCTGGTGAAATCCCTCCAACCATTGCAAATTTGAGCTTTCTGAGCATGCTAGACTTGTCTTACAAT ATTTTGAAGGGAAATATCCCAACAGGAACTCAATTGCAAACCTTTGATGCCTCCAGCTTCATCGGCAACAATCTATGTGGTCCACCACTGCCCATAAACTGCAGCTCCAATGGGAAAACCCATAGTTATGAAGGAAGTGATGGGCATGGAGTGAATTGGTTTTTTGTCAGTATGACAATTGGATTTATTGTGGGATTCTGGATAGTGATTGCTCCTTTGCTGATTTGTAGATCATGGCGGTATgcctattttcatttccttgatCATGTGTGGTTCAAACTTCAATCTTTTCGCTCAGGTAGTATCACTGTTTAG